In a single window of the Saccharothrix australiensis genome:
- a CDS encoding Hsp20/alpha crystallin family protein: MLMRTDPFRELDRLTQQFFGANGTAARPATMPMDAYRSGEEFVVQFDLPGVPAESIDLDVERNVLTVRAERAANGDHEYQVAERPRGRFSRQLFLGDALDADNIKASYEAGVLTLRIPVAERAKPRKIAISAESEPKQLDA; the protein is encoded by the coding sequence ATGTTGATGCGCACCGACCCGTTCCGCGAGCTGGACCGACTCACCCAGCAGTTCTTCGGCGCCAACGGGACGGCGGCCCGTCCCGCCACCATGCCGATGGACGCGTACCGGAGCGGCGAGGAGTTCGTCGTGCAGTTCGACCTGCCCGGCGTGCCCGCGGAGTCCATCGACCTCGACGTGGAGCGCAACGTCCTGACCGTGCGCGCCGAACGTGCCGCCAACGGCGACCACGAGTACCAGGTCGCCGAGCGCCCGCGCGGGCGGTTCAGCAGGCAGCTGTTCCTGGGTGACGCGCTCGACGCCGACAACATCAAGGCGAGCTACGAGGCGGGCGTGCTGACGCTGCGGATCCCGGTCGCGGAGCGCGCCAAGCCGCGCAAGATCGCGATCAGCGCCGAGTCCGAGCCCAAGCAGCTCGACGCCTGA
- a CDS encoding cyclic nucleotide-binding domain-containing protein, which produces MNSRVVELESVLSRPAPDRREARHLAIELADTLDPTTVRRHVDRLLRCVTALTRIDSADAGEELLDAMLDVVEPGSPEAVKVRDQRALIAVARGRSDLVGRHIATPWTGGTAGPMATTRVVPEGGKWSVDGHVPTLAAAIGVGVARARAERLPAAVGDRPPAAPDLLTDPAADPDALESDLSRSAAALGADHPHTLALLISLRSARFQIARDQGGADRVGEALADLREATDRAVTALGPHHPQSLVARANLASAEFELARVRRSADQAQLVLPSLRGAADLAVAKLGPDHPHSLVAQSNLAAAELEVARVEGAHAQARRALDTVRTAASRAVALHGTSHPAARLLARQLRACEAHVGEPGTRRALEDVHVPVEEAARLLARSRPAIPLTRGAVPGRPPVRVTASTPGALATDPQWPDHSLLGRLRDHTRQELLTVGTVVRYAADRELIEQDARDTHAFLLLDGMVKVQVTDEAGDTAVLAIRAAGDLVGEMAALDHRPRSATVVTCGDVVAKLITSAELTAFLHRRNDMFVELISVVDDQLRWANKRRRDFLSHTAAERVARVLAELVGSYGREERGGWTLGIPLTKVELASMAGMKPRTAEKAFSDLRKAGVVVSHYRRDVLVPDLEHLRRFARME; this is translated from the coding sequence ATGAACAGCCGAGTGGTCGAGCTCGAATCCGTCCTGTCCCGCCCGGCCCCGGACCGGAGGGAGGCGCGGCACCTGGCGATCGAGCTCGCCGACACGCTCGACCCCACCACGGTGCGCAGGCACGTCGACCGCCTGCTGCGCTGTGTCACCGCCCTGACCCGGATCGACTCCGCCGACGCGGGCGAGGAACTGCTCGACGCGATGCTCGACGTCGTCGAGCCGGGCAGCCCCGAGGCGGTCAAGGTGCGCGACCAGCGGGCGCTGATCGCGGTCGCGCGCGGCCGGTCCGACCTCGTCGGCAGGCACATCGCCACGCCGTGGACGGGCGGGACGGCCGGCCCGATGGCCACCACGCGGGTCGTGCCCGAGGGCGGGAAGTGGTCGGTCGACGGCCACGTGCCCACCCTCGCCGCCGCGATCGGCGTGGGCGTCGCGCGGGCCCGCGCCGAGCGGCTGCCCGCCGCCGTCGGCGACCGCCCGCCCGCCGCGCCCGACCTCCTCACCGACCCGGCCGCCGACCCCGACGCGCTGGAGAGCGACCTCAGCCGCAGTGCCGCGGCGCTCGGCGCCGACCACCCGCACACCCTCGCGCTGCTGATCAGCCTCCGGTCGGCGCGCTTCCAGATCGCCCGCGACCAGGGCGGGGCCGACCGCGTCGGCGAGGCGCTGGCCGACCTGCGGGAGGCCACCGACCGCGCGGTCACCGCGCTCGGGCCGCACCACCCGCAGTCCCTCGTCGCCCGCGCGAACCTGGCGTCGGCGGAGTTCGAGCTGGCGCGCGTGCGGCGGTCCGCCGACCAGGCGCAGCTGGTGCTGCCGAGCCTGCGCGGCGCGGCCGACCTCGCCGTGGCCAAGCTCGGCCCCGACCACCCGCACTCGCTGGTGGCCCAGTCCAACCTGGCCGCCGCCGAACTGGAGGTCGCCCGTGTCGAGGGCGCGCACGCCCAGGCCAGGCGGGCGCTGGACACCGTGCGCACCGCCGCGAGCCGCGCCGTCGCCCTGCACGGGACGTCCCACCCGGCCGCCCGGCTGCTCGCCCGGCAGTTGCGGGCCTGCGAGGCGCACGTCGGCGAACCGGGCACCCGGCGCGCGCTGGAGGACGTGCACGTGCCCGTGGAGGAGGCGGCCCGCCTGCTCGCCCGCTCGCGGCCCGCCATCCCCCTGACCCGCGGCGCCGTGCCCGGCCGGCCGCCCGTCCGGGTCACCGCGTCGACGCCCGGCGCGCTGGCGACCGACCCGCAGTGGCCCGACCACAGCCTCCTCGGGAGGCTGCGCGACCACACCCGGCAGGAGCTGCTCACCGTCGGGACGGTGGTGCGCTACGCCGCCGACCGGGAGCTGATCGAGCAGGACGCGCGCGACACGCACGCGTTCCTGCTGCTCGACGGCATGGTCAAGGTGCAGGTCACCGACGAGGCAGGCGACACCGCCGTGCTCGCCATCCGGGCCGCGGGCGACCTGGTCGGCGAGATGGCCGCGCTGGACCACCGGCCGCGCTCGGCCACCGTCGTCACCTGCGGCGACGTCGTCGCCAAGCTGATCACCAGCGCGGAGCTGACGGCGTTCCTGCACCGGCGCAACGACATGTTCGTCGAGCTGATCAGCGTGGTCGACGACCAGCTCCGCTGGGCGAACAAGCGCCGCCGCGACTTCCTGTCGCACACCGCCGCCGAGCGCGTGGCGCGGGTGCTGGCCGAACTGGTCGGCTCCTACGGCCGCGAGGAGCGCGGCGGCTGGACCCTCGGCATCCCGCTGACCAAGGTCGAGCTGGCGTCGATGGCCGGGATGAAGCCGCGCACGGCGGAGAAGGCGTTCAGCGACCTGCGCAAGGCGGGCGTGGTGGTCAGCCACTACCGGCGGGACGTGCTGGTGCCGGACCTGGAGCACCTGCGGAGGTTCGCCCGGATGGAGTGA
- a CDS encoding cytochrome P450: MVHAVASPIPVARGALPLVGHALAMLRGPVGFLSSLAGQGDLVRIALGPVKAIMVCDPDLVHRMFVDDRTFDKGGPFTDRAREIVGNNLAFCPHADHRRQRRLLQPAFHPARLPAYGRIMSEQIAERVDAWHDGEVIDVPAQMTMLTTNVLTATLFSDQLTPARLRQSQQDADTLATDILPRMLMPDALARLPLPPNRRFRRASERMRATIESIVAARRAEGERRAEARGRGVADGVGGSTGEGVDGAGVDGAGGDRGDLLSALLAAYDGESTGADRTLSDVEVVNQVMTFHLAGSETTATTLAWALHLIATHPDVERRLRAELDTVLGGRTATYDDLPRLGLTGRVVTETLRLYSPAWLLTRKVTADTTLGPHPLPAGTVLACSPYLIHHRADLFEDPERFDPDRWDESLRTPPPRGAFLPFASGARKCIGDRFSLVEATLALASVVARWRFTHLPGERDVQPAVAAVVRPRRLRMRVNRPDIGPAHQ, encoded by the coding sequence GTGGTCCATGCGGTCGCATCGCCGATCCCCGTCGCACGTGGTGCGCTGCCCCTGGTCGGGCACGCGTTGGCGATGCTGCGCGGCCCGGTCGGCTTCCTCTCCTCGTTGGCCGGGCAGGGCGACCTCGTCCGGATCGCGCTCGGCCCGGTGAAGGCGATCATGGTGTGCGACCCGGACCTGGTGCACCGGATGTTCGTGGACGACCGGACGTTCGACAAGGGCGGCCCGTTCACCGACCGCGCCCGCGAGATCGTGGGCAACAACCTGGCGTTCTGCCCGCACGCCGACCACCGCAGGCAGCGGCGGCTGCTCCAGCCCGCGTTCCACCCCGCCCGGTTACCGGCCTACGGGCGGATCATGTCCGAGCAGATCGCCGAGCGGGTCGACGCGTGGCACGACGGCGAGGTCATCGACGTGCCCGCGCAGATGACCATGCTGACCACGAACGTGCTGACCGCCACGCTGTTCTCCGACCAGTTGACGCCGGCGCGGTTGCGGCAGTCCCAGCAGGACGCGGACACGCTGGCCACCGACATCCTGCCCAGGATGCTCATGCCGGACGCCCTCGCCCGGCTGCCGCTCCCGCCCAACCGCCGGTTCCGGCGGGCGAGCGAGCGGATGCGGGCGACGATCGAGTCGATCGTCGCCGCGCGCCGGGCGGAAGGGGAACGCCGGGCGGAAGCGCGTGGCAGGGGAGTCGCCGACGGCGTCGGGGGCAGCACCGGTGAGGGTGTCGACGGGGCCGGCGTCGACGGGGCCGGTGGTGACCGGGGCGACCTGCTGTCCGCGTTGCTGGCCGCCTACGACGGCGAGTCCACCGGAGCCGACCGGACCCTGTCCGACGTCGAGGTCGTCAACCAGGTCATGACCTTCCACCTCGCGGGCAGCGAGACCACCGCGACGACCCTGGCGTGGGCGCTGCACCTGATCGCCACGCACCCGGACGTCGAACGCCGCCTGCGCGCCGAGCTGGACACCGTCCTGGGCGGGCGCACCGCGACCTACGACGACCTGCCGCGCCTGGGCCTCACCGGTCGGGTCGTCACCGAGACGCTGCGCCTGTACTCGCCGGCGTGGCTGCTGACCCGCAAGGTCACCGCCGACACGACGCTGGGGCCGCACCCCCTCCCGGCGGGCACCGTCCTGGCCTGCAGCCCCTACCTCATCCACCACCGCGCCGACCTCTTCGAGGACCCGGAGCGGTTCGACCCCGACCGCTGGGACGAGTCGCTGCGGACGCCACCGCCCCGCGGCGCGTTCCTGCCGTTCGCGAGCGGCGCCCGCAAGTGCATCGGCGACCGGTTCAGCCTCGTGGAGGCGACGTTGGCGCTGGCGTCCGTCGTCGCGCGCTGGCGGTTCACGCACCTGCCCGGCGAACGCGACGTCCAGCCCGCCGTCGCGGCGGTGGTCCGGCCCCGCCGGCTGCGGATGCGCGTGAACCGACCGGACATCGGGCCGGCGCACCAATAG
- a CDS encoding TetR/AcrR family transcriptional regulator — protein sequence MSEEDRGARQVARPKRADARRNEKTLLDAAAAIFVTSGVEAPVRDIAAKAGVGTATIYRHFPTRADLIIAVYRHQVDACAEAGPDLLAAGPTPHAALGRWIDLFVDFLVTKHGLAAVLQPDHAGFDALHAYFLDRLVPVCARLLDAAAESGEIRPDVQAYELMRGVGNLCIGADSDPRYDARRLVALLIAGLRRPD from the coding sequence GTGAGTGAGGAAGACCGGGGCGCGCGGCAGGTGGCGCGCCCCAAGCGGGCCGACGCCCGGCGCAACGAGAAGACCCTGCTCGACGCCGCCGCCGCGATCTTCGTGACGTCGGGAGTGGAGGCGCCGGTGCGCGACATCGCGGCCAAGGCCGGTGTCGGGACGGCCACGATCTACCGGCACTTCCCCACCCGGGCGGACCTGATCATCGCCGTCTACCGGCACCAGGTCGACGCGTGCGCCGAAGCGGGCCCGGACCTGCTGGCGGCAGGCCCCACCCCGCACGCCGCGCTGGGGCGGTGGATCGACCTCTTCGTGGACTTCCTGGTCACCAAGCACGGCCTGGCCGCCGTGCTCCAGCCCGACCACGCCGGGTTCGACGCGCTGCACGCGTACTTCCTCGACCGCCTCGTGCCCGTCTGCGCCCGCCTGCTGGACGCGGCGGCCGAGTCCGGCGAGATCCGGCCGGACGTGCAGGCGTACGAGCTGATGCGCGGTGTCGGCAACCTCTGCATCGGCGCGGACAGCGATCCCCGCTACGACGCGCGCCGCCTGGTCGCGCTCCTCATCGCGGGTCTCCGCCGACCCGACTGA
- a CDS encoding MFS transporter — MTTTTATAPTTPTHRGGAAAMSALALGGFAIGTTEFATMGLLPQVAGTFDISIPTAGHAISLYALGVVVGAPLIACLGARLPRKGLLIGLTVALAVGNGLSAAAPDEGLLMIARFVAGLPHGAYFGIAAVVAAGLVPPERRGTAVARVMIGLTLANLVGVPVATAAGQRVGWRAAYVAVALIAVATALAVARWLPRRPAPGDAGMTAELRAFRRPQVWFALVTGMVGFGGMFAVYSYVSPLTTEVAGLPGGAVPWVLAVFGLGMTLGAAVGGRFVDRSVMGTVFGALVSVTVVLAVFGLTARLPAAAVGSVFLIGFASQVLASALQVRLMDASPDAPSLASSSNHSALNVANGAGAWLGGLAIAAGWGYAATAWVGVGLSLAGLAVAGLSVLVERR; from the coding sequence TTGACGACGACCACCGCCACCGCACCGACCACGCCCACCCACCGGGGCGGCGCCGCCGCGATGAGCGCGCTGGCCCTGGGCGGGTTCGCGATCGGCACCACCGAGTTCGCGACGATGGGCTTGCTGCCGCAGGTGGCGGGCACGTTCGACATCTCCATCCCGACCGCGGGCCACGCGATCAGCCTGTACGCGCTGGGCGTCGTGGTCGGCGCGCCGCTGATCGCGTGCCTGGGCGCGCGGCTGCCGCGCAAGGGCCTGTTGATCGGTCTCACCGTCGCCCTGGCGGTGGGGAACGGGCTGTCCGCCGCGGCGCCGGACGAGGGCCTGCTGATGATCGCCCGGTTCGTGGCGGGCCTGCCGCACGGCGCGTATTTCGGCATCGCCGCCGTGGTGGCCGCGGGCCTCGTGCCGCCGGAGCGGCGCGGCACCGCCGTGGCCAGGGTCATGATCGGGCTGACGCTGGCGAACCTCGTCGGCGTGCCGGTCGCGACCGCGGCCGGGCAGCGGGTCGGGTGGCGCGCGGCGTACGTCGCGGTGGCGCTGATCGCGGTCGCGACGGCGCTGGCGGTGGCGCGGTGGCTGCCGCGCCGGCCCGCGCCGGGTGACGCGGGCATGACCGCCGAACTCCGGGCGTTCCGCCGGCCGCAGGTGTGGTTCGCCCTGGTCACCGGCATGGTCGGGTTCGGCGGGATGTTCGCCGTCTACTCCTACGTCTCCCCGCTCACCACCGAGGTCGCCGGCCTGCCCGGTGGCGCGGTGCCGTGGGTGCTGGCGGTGTTCGGCCTCGGGATGACCCTCGGCGCGGCGGTCGGCGGCCGGTTCGTGGACCGCTCGGTCATGGGCACGGTGTTCGGGGCGCTGGTCTCGGTGACCGTCGTGCTGGCCGTGTTCGGCCTGACGGCCCGGCTGCCCGCGGCGGCGGTCGGCTCGGTGTTCCTGATCGGGTTCGCGTCGCAGGTCCTGGCGTCCGCGCTCCAGGTGCGGCTGATGGACGCGTCGCCGGACGCGCCGTCGCTGGCCTCCTCGTCCAACCACTCGGCGCTCAACGTCGCGAACGGCGCGGGCGCGTGGCTGGGCGGCCTGGCGATCGCCGCCGGGTGGGGTTACGCCGCGACGGCCTGGGTCGGGGTGGGGCTCAGCCTGGCCGGCTTGGCCGTGGCGGGCCTGTCCGTGCTGGTAGAGCGTCGGTGA
- a CDS encoding aldo/keto reductase, with the protein MRHRTLGRTGVQVGALSLGAMNFGRIGQTDQGVVTALVDSALEAGVNVVDTADHYSAGDSEVMVGKAIAGRRDDVVLATKAGLPMRDGGHHQGGSRRWLFTAVEDSLRRLGVDHIDLYQVHRWDPATDDEETLSALTDLRNAGKIRYFGTSTYPAYRIVQAQWAAREHHLGRYATEQPGYSVLQRGVESHVLPVTEQYGLGVLVWSPLAGGWLSGAVRRGREVATNRSTFMPGRFDLSAPANRAKLDAVERLVGVAAEAGLTLIQLALGFVTAHPAVTSAIIGPRTPEHLRSQLAAADTVLTPDVLDAIDGIVAPGVDLAPDEKHDTPPALLDPALRRR; encoded by the coding sequence ATGCGACACCGCACCCTCGGTCGGACCGGAGTGCAGGTCGGCGCGCTCTCGCTCGGCGCGATGAACTTCGGCCGGATCGGGCAGACCGACCAGGGCGTGGTCACCGCCCTGGTCGACAGCGCGCTCGAAGCCGGCGTCAACGTCGTCGACACCGCCGACCACTACAGCGCGGGCGACTCGGAGGTGATGGTCGGCAAGGCCATCGCCGGCCGTCGGGACGACGTCGTGCTCGCCACCAAGGCCGGCCTGCCCATGCGGGACGGCGGCCACCACCAGGGCGGTTCGCGCCGCTGGCTGTTCACCGCCGTGGAGGACAGCCTGCGCCGGCTCGGCGTCGACCACATCGACCTCTACCAGGTGCACCGGTGGGACCCGGCCACCGACGACGAGGAGACGCTGTCGGCGTTGACCGACCTGCGGAACGCGGGGAAGATCCGCTACTTCGGCACCTCGACGTACCCCGCGTACCGCATCGTGCAGGCCCAGTGGGCCGCCCGCGAGCACCACCTGGGCCGGTACGCCACCGAGCAGCCCGGCTACTCGGTCCTCCAGCGCGGTGTCGAGTCCCACGTGCTGCCCGTGACCGAGCAGTACGGGCTCGGCGTCCTGGTGTGGAGCCCGTTGGCGGGCGGCTGGCTGTCCGGCGCGGTCCGCAGGGGCCGGGAGGTCGCCACCAACCGCTCGACGTTCATGCCGGGGCGGTTCGACCTCTCCGCGCCCGCCAACCGGGCCAAGCTCGACGCCGTCGAGCGGCTGGTCGGCGTCGCCGCCGAGGCCGGCCTGACCCTGATCCAGCTCGCGCTCGGGTTCGTGACCGCGCACCCGGCCGTGACGAGCGCGATCATCGGCCCCCGCACGCCGGAGCACCTGCGCTCGCAGCTCGCCGCCGCGGACACGGTGCTCACGCCCGACGTGCTCGACGCGATCGACGGGATCGTCGCACCCGGCGTCGACCTGGCCCCGGACGAGAAGCACGACACCCCGCCCGCGCTGCTCGACCCGGCGCTGCGCCGTCGCTGA
- a CDS encoding DUF4082 domain-containing protein produces the protein MFAVAALAVALLVPLGPTQSRAVAEPAATPAVEFTDVPAGATVGTPYAFSGTLTEPDAVAAVEVSTDGGSRWGAATWQAGGSTWRHTYTPTASGQATLLARALDAGRNPLGTASATTAVAARVCPCGLWTDHDTPATPDLADPSAMELGVRWRAASTGFVRGVRFYKGPGNTGTHTGSLWSATGVRLATGTFTDETAGGWQTLLFPSPVAVDGNQVYVASYLSPTGHFSVDTDYFTTSARHLEPLTALQSGAGEGANGVFRAGGGFPNASTRGSNYWVDVVWAPEAGPDTRAPGVADLRPGPGAGSVPPTTAVHVTYDEVVDPGSVEFTLTGPGGAVAGTTSVDGTAARFVPSAALAPGTPYTASARVRDPAGNRSAAHTWAFTTGSPRPAACPCTVWDDFTTPVEPAVADTAAVEVGAKVRFDGRGEVLGVRFYKGPGNTGTHTGSFWSATGLLLATGTFTDETTTGWQTLTFLSPVSVQANTTYVVSYHAPNGRYAVDPGFFGNQASYGGIRALAHGEDGGNGVFRYGGGFPSASHNRNNYWVDVVYRNGVDGDRTPPTVLARTPAPDGTGVPVGGPLTLTYDEAVDPASPRVWLTDPGGVRLTGTAELSDDGRTVTWRPGAVLAPNTAYTAHAVVADVHGNATPTTTWKITTEASTACPCSLFSAATVPTVPSAGDGAAHELGVRFKAAHHGRVTGVRFYKGEGNTGTHTGSLWSATGDRLATGTFTGETATGWQTLTFATPVDVRAGTTYVASYTAPRGRFAVDYGYYQGRGVDSPPLSAPRNAWDSPNGVYVAGSGFPTNTHQGNNYWVDVVYTFSGDTVPPVGGGHTPLDDATEVDLDGPVTASFDEPVDLADTTVTVTDGGGSRVDGTLSRTEDGRTVVWTPKARLSANTRHAVSVRAVDEAANAMPTPVTWRFTTTATQVCPCSLFSGAALPDIRWKPFTSFQHVGVRFTPTVDGVVTGVRFYQTGANPGPHTGNLWASDGTRLATGPFTGVTGEGWQTLTFASPVPVAAGEVYVGSYTVPGGYPALSEGYFAGYRVDSPPLATPEGPAGVFGSGEGMPSTVAAGGTNFWVDVVFEAASG, from the coding sequence TTGTTCGCGGTCGCCGCGCTCGCGGTGGCCCTGCTCGTCCCGCTGGGGCCCACCCAGTCGCGGGCCGTCGCGGAGCCCGCCGCGACGCCGGCCGTCGAGTTCACCGACGTGCCCGCCGGGGCCACCGTCGGCACGCCCTACGCGTTCTCCGGCACGCTGACCGAGCCCGACGCCGTCGCGGCCGTCGAGGTGTCCACCGACGGCGGCTCCCGGTGGGGCGCGGCCACGTGGCAGGCGGGCGGCTCGACGTGGCGCCACACCTACACGCCGACCGCCTCGGGCCAGGCCACGCTGCTCGCCCGCGCCCTGGACGCCGGGCGCAACCCACTGGGCACGGCGTCCGCCACGACCGCGGTCGCCGCGCGGGTCTGCCCGTGCGGCCTGTGGACCGACCACGACACACCCGCCACACCCGACCTCGCCGACCCCTCCGCGATGGAGCTGGGCGTCCGGTGGCGCGCGGCGTCTACCGGTTTCGTGCGCGGCGTGCGGTTCTACAAGGGACCCGGCAACACCGGGACCCACACCGGCAGCCTGTGGAGCGCCACCGGGGTGCGGCTGGCGACCGGCACGTTCACCGACGAGACCGCGGGCGGCTGGCAGACGCTGCTGTTCCCGAGCCCCGTCGCGGTCGACGGCAACCAGGTCTACGTGGCGTCCTACCTCTCGCCGACCGGCCACTTCTCGGTCGACACCGACTACTTCACCACGTCGGCCCGGCACCTAGAGCCGCTGACCGCGCTCCAGAGCGGCGCGGGCGAGGGCGCGAACGGCGTGTTCCGCGCCGGCGGCGGCTTCCCGAACGCGAGCACCCGCGGCAGCAACTACTGGGTCGACGTGGTGTGGGCGCCGGAAGCCGGGCCCGACACGCGTGCGCCCGGCGTCGCCGACCTGCGCCCCGGTCCCGGCGCGGGCAGCGTGCCGCCGACCACCGCCGTGCACGTCACCTACGACGAGGTCGTCGACCCCGGCTCGGTCGAGTTCACCCTCACCGGACCGGGCGGCGCGGTCGCCGGCACGACGTCGGTCGACGGCACGGCGGCGCGGTTCGTCCCGTCCGCCGCTCTCGCGCCCGGCACCCCGTACACGGCGTCGGCGCGGGTGCGCGACCCGGCCGGCAACCGGAGCGCCGCGCACACCTGGGCGTTCACCACGGGCTCACCGCGCCCGGCGGCCTGCCCGTGCACGGTGTGGGACGACTTCACCACGCCGGTCGAGCCGGCCGTCGCGGACACCGCCGCCGTGGAGGTCGGCGCGAAGGTCCGGTTCGACGGCCGGGGCGAGGTGCTGGGCGTCCGGTTCTACAAGGGGCCCGGCAACACCGGCACGCACACCGGCTCGTTCTGGTCGGCCACCGGGCTGCTGCTGGCCACCGGTACGTTCACCGACGAGACGACCACCGGCTGGCAGACGCTGACCTTCCTGTCCCCGGTCAGCGTGCAGGCCAACACGACCTACGTCGTGTCGTACCACGCGCCGAACGGCCGCTACGCCGTGGACCCCGGCTTCTTCGGCAACCAGGCGTCCTACGGCGGGATACGGGCGCTCGCCCACGGCGAGGACGGCGGCAACGGCGTCTTCCGCTACGGCGGCGGTTTCCCCTCGGCCAGCCACAACCGGAACAACTACTGGGTGGACGTCGTGTACCGCAACGGCGTCGACGGCGACCGCACACCGCCGACCGTCCTCGCGCGCACCCCCGCGCCGGACGGGACCGGCGTGCCGGTGGGCGGTCCGCTGACCCTGACCTACGACGAGGCGGTCGACCCGGCGTCGCCGAGGGTGTGGCTGACCGATCCGGGCGGCGTCCGGCTGACCGGCACGGCCGAGCTGTCCGACGACGGCAGGACCGTCACGTGGCGGCCGGGCGCGGTGCTCGCGCCGAACACCGCCTACACCGCGCACGCGGTCGTCGCGGACGTCCACGGCAACGCGACGCCCACGACGACCTGGAAGATCACCACCGAGGCGTCGACCGCCTGCCCGTGCTCGCTGTTCAGCGCCGCCACCGTGCCCACCGTCCCGTCGGCGGGCGACGGCGCCGCCCACGAACTCGGCGTCCGGTTCAAGGCCGCGCACCACGGCCGGGTGACCGGCGTGCGGTTCTACAAGGGCGAAGGCAACACCGGCACCCACACCGGCTCGCTGTGGTCCGCGACCGGCGACCGGCTGGCGACGGGGACCTTCACCGGGGAGACGGCGACGGGCTGGCAGACGCTGACCTTCGCGACACCGGTCGACGTCCGCGCGGGGACGACCTACGTGGCGTCCTACACCGCGCCGCGCGGCCGGTTCGCGGTCGACTACGGCTACTACCAGGGCCGCGGGGTCGACTCGCCGCCGTTGAGCGCGCCGCGCAACGCCTGGGACAGCCCCAACGGCGTCTACGTCGCGGGCAGCGGGTTCCCGACCAACACCCACCAGGGCAACAACTACTGGGTGGACGTCGTCTACACGTTCAGCGGCGACACCGTGCCGCCGGTCGGCGGCGGGCACACGCCGTTGGACGACGCGACGGAGGTCGACCTGGACGGGCCGGTCACGGCGTCGTTCGACGAGCCGGTCGACCTGGCGGACACCACCGTCACCGTCACCGACGGGGGCGGTTCGCGGGTCGACGGGACGCTGAGCAGGACCGAGGACGGCCGCACGGTGGTCTGGACGCCCAAGGCGCGGCTGTCGGCGAACACCCGGCACGCGGTGAGCGTGCGGGCGGTGGACGAGGCCGCGAACGCGATGCCGACCCCGGTCACCTGGCGGTTCACCACGACGGCGACGCAGGTGTGCCCGTGCTCCCTGTTCAGCGGCGCGGCGTTGCCGGACATCCGGTGGAAGCCCTTCACGTCCTTCCAGCACGTGGGTGTGCGGTTCACGCCGACCGTCGACGGGGTCGTCACCGGCGTGCGGTTCTACCAGACCGGGGCGAACCCCGGTCCGCACACCGGGAACCTGTGGGCGTCGGACGGGACGCGGCTGGCGACCGGGCCGTTCACGGGCGTGACGGGGGAGGGGTGGCAGACCTTGACCTTCGCCTCGCCGGTGCCGGTGGCGGCCGGCGAGGTCTACGTCGGCAGCTACACGGTGCCCGGCGGGTACCCGGCGTTGAGCGAGGGGTACTTCGCGGGGTACCGGGTCGACTCACCGCCGTTGGCCACGCCCGAGGGGCCGGCCGGGGTCTTCGGGTCGGGTGAGGGGATGCCGTCGACGGTGGCGGCCGGTGGGACGAACTTCTGGGTGGACGTGGTGTTCGAGGCCGCGTCGGGCTGA
- a CDS encoding LLM class flavin-dependent oxidoreductase, with protein MPHPTRPGFGIMTAPAQVHYEDVLRVWREADAIPEIEHAWLFDHLMPIGGDPNGPAYEGWTLLSALAARTGRLRLGLLVTSNRFRPPAVLAKIAATVDVVSGGRLDFGIGVGSRPGHPSARREYEAHGLPFHDTAEAVARLAEACTVIRRLWTEDEPFDFHGEHVRLRGAFGNPKPVQRPHPPILVGGRSSATLRVAAEHADLWNIPGGDVADAARRSALLDRYCADVGRDPTAVTRSIQLPVSYDRPRLTRDAIGEAVDAGFRHVVLGLPAPYPAGVGEWVADVLINTWS; from the coding sequence ATGCCACACCCGACCCGGCCCGGCTTCGGGATCATGACCGCGCCCGCGCAGGTCCACTACGAGGACGTCCTGCGGGTCTGGCGCGAGGCGGACGCGATCCCGGAGATCGAGCACGCGTGGCTGTTCGACCACCTGATGCCGATCGGCGGCGACCCGAACGGGCCGGCCTACGAGGGGTGGACGCTGCTGTCGGCCCTCGCGGCGCGGACCGGGCGACTGCGCCTCGGCCTGCTCGTGACCAGCAACCGCTTCCGACCGCCCGCGGTGCTGGCCAAGATCGCCGCGACGGTCGACGTCGTCTCCGGCGGACGGCTGGACTTCGGCATCGGCGTGGGTTCGCGGCCGGGCCACCCGTCGGCGCGGCGCGAGTACGAGGCGCACGGCCTGCCCTTCCACGACACCGCCGAGGCGGTGGCGCGCCTGGCCGAGGCGTGCACGGTGATCCGGCGGCTGTGGACCGAGGACGAGCCGTTCGACTTCCACGGCGAGCACGTGCGGCTCCGCGGGGCGTTCGGCAACCCCAAGCCGGTCCAGCGCCCGCACCCGCCGATCCTGGTCGGCGGGCGCTCGTCGGCGACGCTGCGGGTGGCCGCCGAGCACGCCGACCTGTGGAACATCCCCGGCGGCGACGTGGCGGACGCCGCCCGGCGGAGCGCGCTGCTGGACCGGTACTGCGCCGACGTCGGCCGCGACCCGACCGCGGTGACCCGTTCGATCCAGCTACCGGTCTCCTACGACCGGCCCCGGCTCACGCGGGACGCGATCGGTGAGGCGGTCGACGCGGGGTTCCGGCACGTCGTGCTCGGGCTGCCGGCGCCTTATCCGGCGGGGGTGGGGGAGTGGGTGGCCGACGTGCTGATCAACACGTGGTCCTAG